A stretch of the Alnus glutinosa chromosome 6, dhAlnGlut1.1, whole genome shotgun sequence genome encodes the following:
- the LOC133870886 gene encoding pentatricopeptide repeat-containing protein At5g57250, mitochondrial isoform X1: MFFSCTKFFHSSSSSFSSNNKFPKLPPLQTLLKRGFTPTLKSINQFLLFLLQTHRFNSVIHFFSQMCSNQIKGNSQTHSILAWALLKSPKFEEAGHFMMTQKAKALNFPKTRMWDSLIQDLCIKQNNPENALLVLRFCLRSNGILCSSFTFCSLIHRFSSQGSMGKAVEVLELMTDEKVRYPFNNFVCSSVISGFCKIGKPELAVGFFENAMSSGALRPNVVTYTALVSALGKLGRVNEVDDLVCTMEKEGLPFDVVFYSSWICGYIAEGVLVEVLGKKKQMLERGINPDSTSYTILIDGFSKLGGVEKAVGFLNKMTKDGIKPNLVTYTAIILGFCKKGKMAEALAIFKMVEDLGIEVDEFMYATLINGFCKRGNFDRVFHLLDEMEKRGINPSIVTYNTVINGLCKFGRTSEADEVSKGIAGDVITYSTLLHGYIEEENITGTLETKRRLEEAGVCMDVVMCNILIKALFMVGAFEDAYVIYKGMPEMDLVANFVTYSTMIDGYCKVGRIGEALEIFDEFRRTSISSVACYNCILNGLCKNDMVDMATEVFIELNEKGLALDVNTYMMLIKAIFKAEGADGVFSAVCRLQNLRPEIYGTICNDAIFFLCKRGFPETASEVYIAMRMKESTVTSKSYYSILKELVSGRKVWLSRPIMTTFLKEYGLVEPRVYRILAYYLCLTDANRAIWFLNRIKEKFSAVTFPVSVFKALVKDGRVLDAYKLVVEAENRLPIMDVVDYTIIVDGLCKGGYVNKALDLCALVKKKGITLNIISYNSILNGLCCQGRLVEAFRLFDSLERFDLVPSEITYATLIGVLCREGFLLDGKQLFERMVLKGFKPNTRIYNSLIDGVCKFGKMEEAFRLLSDMEIKCLKPDEFTVSAVINGYSQKGDMEGALGFFTEFKKKGISPDFLGFLYLIRGLCAKGRMEEARSILREMLQSQPVVELINRLDTEVETESVESFLLVLCEQGGIQEAVTVLDEVASMFLPVRRCHRANHKSDLLYNLYEREGFGTVASKSMACHSEADLGFGWSDVKVVEKVENYYRIGKRFQFHNFDSYYSRIASHCSRGEVQKAGQLAKEMLSNLDASH; the protein is encoded by the coding sequence ATGTTTTTCTCTTGCACCAAATTCttccattcttcttcttcttctttttcttctaataaCAAGTTCCCAAAACTCCCTCCTCTTCAAACCTTACTCAAAAGAGGCTTTACTCCCACTCTCAAATCCATCAACCAattccttctctttctcttacAAACCCATCGATTCAACTCAGTCATCCATTTCTTCTCCCAGATGTGCTCAAACCAAATTAAAGGCAACTCTCAGACCCACTCAATCCTTGCCTGGGCTCTCCTCAAATCCCCCAAATTCGAAGAAGCAGGGCATTTCATGATGACCCAGAAGGCCAAAGCTTTGAATTTTCCCAAAACTCGCATGTGGGACTCTTTAATTCAAGACCTTTGtatcaaacaaaacaacccaGAAAATGCTCTATTGGTATTACGGTTTTGCTTGAGAAGTAACGGTATTCTCTGTTCTTCTTTCACTTTTTGTTCATTGATTCATAGATTCAGCTCTCAGGGAAGCATGGGTAAGGCAGTTGAGGTGCTGGAGTTGATGACGGATGAAAAAGTTAGATAcccttttaataattttgtttgtagttCAGTAATATCTGGGTTTTGTAAGATTGGTAAGCCGGAACTCGCGGTGGGGTTTTTCGAAAATGCCATGAGTTCGGGAGCTTTACGGCCTAATGTCGTGACTTATACGGCGCTTGTGAGTGCTCTTGGTAAGTTGGGTAGAGTGAATGAGGTTGATGATTTGGTTTGTACGATGGAGAAGGAAGGATTGCCATTTGATGTTGTTTTCTATAGCAGTTGGATTTGTGGGTATATAGCGGAAGGGGTTTTAGTGGAGGTGTTGGGCAAGAAGAAACAAATGCTGGAAAGAGGAATCAATCCGGATAGTACGAGTTATACTATACTGATAGATGGTTTTTCCAAGCTTGGGGGTGTGGAAAAGGCAGTTGGTTTTTTGAATAAGATGACAAAAGATGGAATAAAGCCCAATTTGGTTACGTACACTGCTATCATCTTGGGATTTTGCAAGAAAGGGAAAATGGCGGAAGCGCTTGCTATTTTCAAGATGGTTGAGGATTTGGGAATTGAAGTGGATGAATTTATGTATGCAACTTTAATTAATGGCTTTTGCAAGAGAGGGAATTTTGATCGTGTTTTTCATCTGCTCGATGAAATGGAGAAGAGGGGGATTAATCCAAGTATTGTGACCTACAATACTGTGATCAATGGATTGTGCAAGTTTGGGAGGACATCAGAGGCTGATGAGGTCTCAAAGGGCATAGCTGGAGATGTTATTACTTACAGTACACTGTTACATGGGTACATTGAGGAAGAGAATATAACGGGGACTTTGGAAACAAAGAGGAGATTGGAAGAAGCTGGAGTCTGCATGGATGTTGTCATGTGTAATATACTTATTAAAGCACTATTTATGGTTGGGGCATTTGAAGATGCTTATGTAATCTATAAGGGAATGCCAGAAATGGATTTGGTTGCAAATTTTGTCACTTATTCTACAATGATTGATGGGTACTGTAAAGTAGGAAGAATTGGTGAGGCACTTGAGATATTTGATGAGTTTAGGAGGACATCTATTTCTTCAGTTGCATGCTACAATTGTATCCTTAACGGTCTCTGCAAGAACGATATGGTGGATATGGCCACTGAAGTGTTTATTGAACTCAATGAGAAAGGTCTGGCTTTGGATGTTAACACCTATATGATGTTGATCAAAGCAATTTTTAAAGCAGAAGGTGCAGATGGGGTTTTCAGTGCAGTTTGCAGACTGCAGAATCTTCGGCCAGAAATCTATGGTACTATTTGTAATGATGCTATCTTTTTCTTGTGCAAGAGAGGTTTTCCTGAGACAGCAAGTGAAGTGTACATTGCAATGAGAATGAAAGAGTCAACTGTGACCAGCAAGTCTTACTATTCAATCTTAAAGGAGCTTGTTAGTGGTAGAAAAGTGTGGTTAAGTCGGCCTATTATGACTACTTTTTTGAAAGAATATGGCCTAGTTGAACCTAGGGTATACAGGATACTTGCATACTACCTGTGTCTGACAGATGCGAATAGAGCCATTTGGTTTCTCAACAGAATCAAGGAGAAGTTTTCAGCTGTTACTTTCCCTGTTTCTGTTTTTAAGGCACTTGTAAAGGATGGTAGAGTTTTAGATGCATATAAACTTGTGGTGGAGGCTGAAAATCGTCTACCCATTATGGACGTGGTTGATTATACAATTATAGTTGATGGACTTTGCAAGGGAGGGTATGTCAATAAAGCCTTAGATCTTTGTGCTCTTGTTAAAAAGAAGGGAATTACCCTAAACATTATCTCTTATAATTCAATTTTAAATGGTTTGTGCTGTCAGGGTCGCCTTGTTGAAGCATTTAGGTTATTTGATTCATTGGAGAGATTTGATTTAGTTCCCTCTGAGATTACATATGCTACATTAATTGGTGTTTTATGTAGGGAGGGGTTTTTGCTAGATGGCAAGCAGCTGTTTGAGAGAATGGTTCTTAAGGGCTTTAAACCAAATACACGCATTTACAACTCATTAATCGATGGTGTCTGCAAGTTTGGTAAAATGGAAGAAGCCTTCAGACTTCTGTCTGATATGGAGATAAAATGCCTTAAGCCTGATGAATTCACTGTTAGTGCTGTCATCAATGGCTATAGCCAAAAGGGTGACATGGAAGGGGCTCTCGGATTTTTCACTGAGTTCAAGAAGAAAGGTATATCTCCTGATTTCTTGGGTTTCTTGTATTTGATCAGAGGTCTCTGTGCAAAAGGAAGGATGGAAGAAGCCAGGAGCATTTTGAGAGAAATGCTTCAATCACAGCCTGTTGTGGAGCTTATAAACAGACTTGACACGGAGGTTGAAACAGAGTCGGTAGaaagttttcttcttgttttgtgTGAGCAAGGAGGTATCCAAGAAGCTGTTACAGTGCTTGATGAAGTTGCATCGATGTTCTTACCGGTTCGAAGATGTCATAGGGCTAATCATAAATCAGATTTACTATACAATCTTTATGAACGGGAGGGATTTGGTACAGTTGCTTCAAAGTCTATGGCCTGCCATTCTGAAGCTGATTTGGGGTTTGGATGGTCTGACGTAAAGGTAGTAGAGAAGGTGGAAAATTATTATAGAATAGGGAAAAGATTTCAATTTCATAACTTCGACTCTTACTATTCACGCATAGCTTCACACTGTTCAAGAGGGGAAGTGCAGAAGGCTGGTCAATTAGCTAAAGAAATGCTCTCTAATTTGGATGCATCCCATTGA
- the LOC133870886 gene encoding pentatricopeptide repeat-containing protein At5g57250, mitochondrial isoform X2, whose amino-acid sequence MFFSCTKFFHSSSSSFSSNNKFPKLPPLQTLLKRGFTPTLKSINQFLLFLLQTHRFNSVIHFFSQMCSNQIKGNSQTHSILAWALLKSPKFEEAGHFMMTQKAKALNFPKTRMWDSLIQDLCIKQNNPENALLVLRFCLRSNGILCSSFTFCSLIHRFSSQGSMGKAVEVLELMTDEKVRYPFNNFVCSSVISGFCKIGKPELAVGFFENAMSSGALRPNVVTYTALVSALGKLGRVNEVDDLVCTMEKEGLPFDVVFYSSWICGYIAEGVLVEVLGKKKQMLERGINPDSTSYTILIDGFSKLGGVEKAVGFLNKMTKDGIKPNLVTYTAIILGFCKKGKMAEALAIFKMVEDLGIEVDEFMYATLINGFCKRGNFDRVFHLLDEMEKRGINPSIVTYNTVINGLCKFGRTSEADEVSKGIAGDVITYSTLLHGYIEEENITGTLETKRRLEEAGVCMDVVMCNILIKALFMVGAFEDAYVIYKGMPEMDLVANFVTYSTMIDGYCKVGRIGEALEIFDEFRRTSISSVACYNCILNGLCKNDMVDMATEVFIELNEKGLALDVNTYMMLIKAIFKAEGADGVFSAVCRLQNLRPEIYGTICNDAIFFLCKRGFPETASEVYIAMRMKESTVTSKSYYSILKELVSGRKVWLSRPIMTTFLKEYGLVEPRVYRILAYYLCLTDANRAIWFLNRIKEKFSAVTFPVSVFKALVKDGRVLDAYKLVVEAENRLPIMDVVDYTIIVDGLCKGGEGFLLDGKQLFERMVLKGFKPNTRIYNSLIDGVCKFGKMEEAFRLLSDMEIKCLKPDEFTVSAVINGYSQKGDMEGALGFFTEFKKKGISPDFLGFLYLIRGLCAKGRMEEARSILREMLQSQPVVELINRLDTEVETESVESFLLVLCEQGGIQEAVTVLDEVASMFLPVRRCHRANHKSDLLYNLYEREGFGTVASKSMACHSEADLGFGWSDVKVVEKVENYYRIGKRFQFHNFDSYYSRIASHCSRGEVQKAGQLAKEMLSNLDASH is encoded by the exons ATGTTTTTCTCTTGCACCAAATTCttccattcttcttcttcttctttttcttctaataaCAAGTTCCCAAAACTCCCTCCTCTTCAAACCTTACTCAAAAGAGGCTTTACTCCCACTCTCAAATCCATCAACCAattccttctctttctcttacAAACCCATCGATTCAACTCAGTCATCCATTTCTTCTCCCAGATGTGCTCAAACCAAATTAAAGGCAACTCTCAGACCCACTCAATCCTTGCCTGGGCTCTCCTCAAATCCCCCAAATTCGAAGAAGCAGGGCATTTCATGATGACCCAGAAGGCCAAAGCTTTGAATTTTCCCAAAACTCGCATGTGGGACTCTTTAATTCAAGACCTTTGtatcaaacaaaacaacccaGAAAATGCTCTATTGGTATTACGGTTTTGCTTGAGAAGTAACGGTATTCTCTGTTCTTCTTTCACTTTTTGTTCATTGATTCATAGATTCAGCTCTCAGGGAAGCATGGGTAAGGCAGTTGAGGTGCTGGAGTTGATGACGGATGAAAAAGTTAGATAcccttttaataattttgtttgtagttCAGTAATATCTGGGTTTTGTAAGATTGGTAAGCCGGAACTCGCGGTGGGGTTTTTCGAAAATGCCATGAGTTCGGGAGCTTTACGGCCTAATGTCGTGACTTATACGGCGCTTGTGAGTGCTCTTGGTAAGTTGGGTAGAGTGAATGAGGTTGATGATTTGGTTTGTACGATGGAGAAGGAAGGATTGCCATTTGATGTTGTTTTCTATAGCAGTTGGATTTGTGGGTATATAGCGGAAGGGGTTTTAGTGGAGGTGTTGGGCAAGAAGAAACAAATGCTGGAAAGAGGAATCAATCCGGATAGTACGAGTTATACTATACTGATAGATGGTTTTTCCAAGCTTGGGGGTGTGGAAAAGGCAGTTGGTTTTTTGAATAAGATGACAAAAGATGGAATAAAGCCCAATTTGGTTACGTACACTGCTATCATCTTGGGATTTTGCAAGAAAGGGAAAATGGCGGAAGCGCTTGCTATTTTCAAGATGGTTGAGGATTTGGGAATTGAAGTGGATGAATTTATGTATGCAACTTTAATTAATGGCTTTTGCAAGAGAGGGAATTTTGATCGTGTTTTTCATCTGCTCGATGAAATGGAGAAGAGGGGGATTAATCCAAGTATTGTGACCTACAATACTGTGATCAATGGATTGTGCAAGTTTGGGAGGACATCAGAGGCTGATGAGGTCTCAAAGGGCATAGCTGGAGATGTTATTACTTACAGTACACTGTTACATGGGTACATTGAGGAAGAGAATATAACGGGGACTTTGGAAACAAAGAGGAGATTGGAAGAAGCTGGAGTCTGCATGGATGTTGTCATGTGTAATATACTTATTAAAGCACTATTTATGGTTGGGGCATTTGAAGATGCTTATGTAATCTATAAGGGAATGCCAGAAATGGATTTGGTTGCAAATTTTGTCACTTATTCTACAATGATTGATGGGTACTGTAAAGTAGGAAGAATTGGTGAGGCACTTGAGATATTTGATGAGTTTAGGAGGACATCTATTTCTTCAGTTGCATGCTACAATTGTATCCTTAACGGTCTCTGCAAGAACGATATGGTGGATATGGCCACTGAAGTGTTTATTGAACTCAATGAGAAAGGTCTGGCTTTGGATGTTAACACCTATATGATGTTGATCAAAGCAATTTTTAAAGCAGAAGGTGCAGATGGGGTTTTCAGTGCAGTTTGCAGACTGCAGAATCTTCGGCCAGAAATCTATGGTACTATTTGTAATGATGCTATCTTTTTCTTGTGCAAGAGAGGTTTTCCTGAGACAGCAAGTGAAGTGTACATTGCAATGAGAATGAAAGAGTCAACTGTGACCAGCAAGTCTTACTATTCAATCTTAAAGGAGCTTGTTAGTGGTAGAAAAGTGTGGTTAAGTCGGCCTATTATGACTACTTTTTTGAAAGAATATGGCCTAGTTGAACCTAGGGTATACAGGATACTTGCATACTACCTGTGTCTGACAGATGCGAATAGAGCCATTTGGTTTCTCAACAGAATCAAGGAGAAGTTTTCAGCTGTTACTTTCCCTGTTTCTGTTTTTAAGGCACTTGTAAAGGATGGTAGAGTTTTAGATGCATATAAACTTGTGGTGGAGGCTGAAAATCGTCTACCCATTATGGACGTGGTTGATTATACAATTATAGTTGATGGACTTTGCAAGGGAGG GGAGGGGTTTTTGCTAGATGGCAAGCAGCTGTTTGAGAGAATGGTTCTTAAGGGCTTTAAACCAAATACACGCATTTACAACTCATTAATCGATGGTGTCTGCAAGTTTGGTAAAATGGAAGAAGCCTTCAGACTTCTGTCTGATATGGAGATAAAATGCCTTAAGCCTGATGAATTCACTGTTAGTGCTGTCATCAATGGCTATAGCCAAAAGGGTGACATGGAAGGGGCTCTCGGATTTTTCACTGAGTTCAAGAAGAAAGGTATATCTCCTGATTTCTTGGGTTTCTTGTATTTGATCAGAGGTCTCTGTGCAAAAGGAAGGATGGAAGAAGCCAGGAGCATTTTGAGAGAAATGCTTCAATCACAGCCTGTTGTGGAGCTTATAAACAGACTTGACACGGAGGTTGAAACAGAGTCGGTAGaaagttttcttcttgttttgtgTGAGCAAGGAGGTATCCAAGAAGCTGTTACAGTGCTTGATGAAGTTGCATCGATGTTCTTACCGGTTCGAAGATGTCATAGGGCTAATCATAAATCAGATTTACTATACAATCTTTATGAACGGGAGGGATTTGGTACAGTTGCTTCAAAGTCTATGGCCTGCCATTCTGAAGCTGATTTGGGGTTTGGATGGTCTGACGTAAAGGTAGTAGAGAAGGTGGAAAATTATTATAGAATAGGGAAAAGATTTCAATTTCATAACTTCGACTCTTACTATTCACGCATAGCTTCACACTGTTCAAGAGGGGAAGTGCAGAAGGCTGGTCAATTAGCTAAAGAAATGCTCTCTAATTTGGATGCATCCCATTGA